The following proteins are encoded in a genomic region of Kosakonia oryzae:
- the folD gene encoding bifunctional methylenetetrahydrofolate dehydrogenase/methenyltetrahydrofolate cyclohydrolase FolD, whose protein sequence is MAAKIIDGKTIAQQVRSEVAEKVRARVAAGKRAPGLAVVLVGSNPASQIYVGSKRKACEEVGFISRSYDLPETTSEAELLELIDKLNADVTIDGILVQLPLPAGIDNVKVLERIAPDKDVDGFHPYNVGRLCQRAPRLRPCTPRGIVTLLERYNIDTFGLNAVVIGASNIVGRPMSMELLLAGCTTTVTHRFTKNLRHHVENADLLIVAVGKPGFIPGEWIKEGAIVIDVGINRLENGKVVGDVIYEEAAARAAYITPVPGGVGPMTVATLIQNTLQACEEYHDVEGA, encoded by the coding sequence ATGGCAGCAAAGATTATTGATGGTAAAACGATTGCGCAGCAGGTGCGCTCTGAGGTTGCGGAAAAAGTACGGGCGCGCGTAGCGGCCGGGAAACGCGCCCCAGGCCTGGCAGTCGTACTGGTTGGCAGCAACCCGGCATCGCAAATTTACGTCGGCAGCAAGCGCAAAGCCTGTGAGGAGGTGGGTTTCATCTCCCGCTCTTACGATCTTCCTGAAACCACCAGCGAAGCCGAACTGCTGGAGCTTATCGACAAGCTGAACGCCGATGTCACCATCGACGGTATTCTGGTGCAATTGCCGCTGCCCGCCGGTATCGACAATGTGAAAGTGCTGGAACGCATCGCGCCGGATAAAGACGTTGACGGTTTCCATCCGTATAACGTGGGCCGCCTGTGTCAGCGTGCGCCGCGTCTGCGTCCCTGCACACCGCGCGGGATCGTGACGCTGCTGGAGCGCTATAACATTGATACTTTCGGCCTCAACGCCGTTGTGATTGGCGCGTCCAATATCGTCGGCCGCCCGATGAGCATGGAACTGCTGCTGGCGGGCTGCACCACCACCGTGACGCACCGTTTCACCAAAAATCTGCGTCATCACGTTGAGAACGCCGATCTGCTGATCGTCGCGGTCGGTAAACCGGGCTTTATTCCGGGCGAGTGGATCAAAGAGGGCGCGATTGTTATCGATGTCGGCATCAACCGCCTGGAAAACGGCAAAGTGGTCGGCGATGTGATTTATGAAGAAGCTGCGGCCCGCGCGGCGTATATTACCCCGGTTCCGGGCGGTGTCGGTCCAATGACCGTCGCCACCCTGATCCAGAACACGTTGCAAGCGTGTGAAGAATATCATGATGTAGAAGGCGCATAA
- a CDS encoding PTS transporter subunit EIIC — translation MSLISGFVKSLSKLSMIGRALMLPISLLPAAGLLLAFGDKFHLPLMMNAGGVIFDNLPMLFAIGSAVGLASESGIAALSAAVSVFVTNITIGTMLGITPEMASQGGKYSMVVGIPTLQMGVFGGLICGILAAWCYNRFHTMQLPEFLGFFSGKRFVAIATAFLSFVLGLLLPYVWQHIQAGIDALSVIVNGDNQAASTFIFGLVERALIPLGLHHIWYPSFWYSFGDYTTQAGQVIHGDQTIWFKMLEEGVKSFSSDTYQNAGKFMQGEFPLMLFALPAACLAMYHEAQTRNKKIAFGILFSAALTCFLTGITEPVEFTFIFVAPILYVFNAIMAGLAYMTMYLLHAHIAKSFSAGFIDYLSFGILPSFNGYQTNFLNAIIVGIPMALIYYFTFRFVIRRFDVKTPGRTDVTAVADDKTDTELATEIIGLLGGAQNIDSVGSCITRLRLEVAKSEMVDKDGLNGLGARGVVFVGDSGIQVIFGARAQFIAQTMSTMIGK, via the coding sequence ATGAGTCTGATATCAGGGTTTGTTAAATCGCTGTCTAAATTATCGATGATTGGTCGCGCACTGATGCTGCCGATCTCGCTGTTACCGGCTGCGGGGTTATTACTGGCCTTCGGCGACAAGTTCCATCTGCCGCTGATGATGAATGCAGGCGGCGTCATTTTTGATAACCTGCCCATGCTTTTCGCCATCGGTTCGGCTGTCGGGCTGGCGTCCGAATCCGGGATTGCAGCGCTGTCGGCGGCGGTATCGGTGTTTGTCACCAACATCACCATCGGCACAATGTTAGGCATTACGCCGGAGATGGCCTCGCAGGGCGGAAAATACTCCATGGTGGTCGGCATCCCGACGCTGCAAATGGGCGTTTTTGGCGGCCTGATCTGCGGTATTCTCGCCGCCTGGTGCTATAACCGTTTCCACACGATGCAGTTGCCGGAGTTTCTCGGCTTCTTCTCCGGCAAGCGCTTTGTCGCCATTGCCACGGCGTTCCTGTCATTTGTGCTCGGCCTGCTGCTGCCGTATGTCTGGCAACACATCCAGGCGGGAATCGATGCACTGTCGGTGATCGTCAACGGCGATAATCAGGCGGCTTCGACCTTTATTTTCGGGCTGGTAGAACGCGCGTTAATCCCGCTCGGCCTGCACCACATCTGGTACCCCTCATTCTGGTATTCGTTTGGCGATTACACCACGCAGGCCGGTCAGGTGATCCACGGCGATCAGACTATCTGGTTCAAGATGCTGGAAGAAGGGGTGAAATCGTTCAGCAGCGATACTTATCAGAACGCAGGGAAATTTATGCAGGGTGAGTTCCCGCTGATGCTGTTCGCGCTTCCAGCGGCTTGCCTTGCGATGTACCACGAAGCACAGACCCGCAACAAAAAGATTGCTTTCGGTATCCTCTTCTCGGCGGCGCTGACTTGCTTCCTGACCGGGATCACCGAGCCGGTTGAGTTTACCTTTATCTTTGTCGCGCCGATCCTCTATGTCTTTAACGCCATCATGGCGGGCCTGGCTTATATGACGATGTACCTGCTGCACGCACACATCGCCAAATCATTCTCTGCCGGTTTTATTGATTACCTGTCATTCGGCATTCTGCCTTCGTTTAACGGCTATCAGACCAACTTCCTGAACGCTATTATCGTCGGTATTCCGATGGCGCTGATTTACTACTTCACCTTCCGCTTTGTGATCCGCCGTTTTGATGTCAAAACGCCAGGCCGTACCGACGTGACCGCCGTGGCGGACGATAAAACCGATACCGAACTGGCGACCGAAATTATCGGCCTGCTGGGCGGCGCGCAGAATATTGATTCCGTGGGTTCATGCATCACCCGTTTGCGCCTCGAAGTGGCGAAGAGCGAAATGGTGGATAAAGATGGCCTTAACGGGCTGGGCGCACGCGGCGTGGTGTTCGTGGGCGACAGCGGTATTCAGGTGATTTTTGGTGCGAGGGCGCAATTTATCGCACAAACCATGTCCACGATGATTGGCAAATAA
- the ybcJ gene encoding ribosome-associated protein YbcJ, protein MATFSLGKHPHVELCDLLKLEGWSESGAQAKIAIAEGLVNVDGVVETRKRCKIVAGQTVSFDGQSVTVTA, encoded by the coding sequence ATGGCAACATTTTCCCTGGGAAAACACCCGCACGTAGAGTTGTGCGATCTGCTGAAACTGGAAGGCTGGAGTGAGAGCGGCGCGCAAGCGAAAATCGCCATTGCTGAAGGTCTGGTGAATGTGGATGGCGTGGTGGAAACGCGCAAACGCTGCAAAATCGTTGCCGGTCAGACAGTGAGTTTTGACGGCCAGAGCGTGACCGTCACCGCCTGA
- a CDS encoding sensor histidine kinase — protein sequence MRNFCRRLKTPTLVRRIMIAQMLLLTLLWCLFLTYILWENLRSPSMLLGNQTYETILTLVDRMDDRPQDLTDVLEKFSKALREGYGGGEDPELSISLIVRKNNAIIYSSDGAPTGVTNTLYGKIQNIESEGRTWTSRTLKSGNSDAEVTLVTPAGGWNFFIYLNSRGYYILPLLVCIPFLLFPAWLSIRIAMRPWNKVVNEIASRTPEDLSPLKAVPKHRELRQMVDAVNVFLARVRESTERERVFIADAAHELRTPLAAMRINVEALQSYVSSDSQQELLAGIIRSNSRAARLVNQLLLLMHSEARIDTVMEPVPLTTLIQERMAMLAPLAAERGIELEFYSHDEIWVTGVRERLMSLLDNVIENAIKYSPEGGRVEVEVRSSYDATQLRVSDAGPGIPAELRERVFDRFFRDPNQMQSGSGLGLAIVKAVAQLHNSSVRLSTSAEGGLMVTVNFPNHRAA from the coding sequence ATGCGAAATTTTTGCCGCCGCCTGAAAACCCCGACGCTCGTACGGCGAATTATGATCGCCCAGATGCTACTGCTTACGCTGCTTTGGTGTCTTTTTCTGACCTACATTTTGTGGGAGAACTTGCGTAGCCCCTCTATGTTATTGGGCAACCAGACTTACGAAACCATTCTTACGTTGGTTGATCGGATGGACGATCGCCCACAGGATCTCACCGATGTGCTGGAAAAATTCAGCAAGGCGTTGCGGGAAGGTTATGGCGGAGGCGAAGATCCAGAACTGTCAATCAGCCTTATCGTCCGGAAGAATAACGCGATAATTTATTCATCGGATGGCGCTCCGACAGGGGTAACAAACACCCTATACGGGAAAATCCAGAATATTGAGAGTGAAGGCCGTACCTGGACCAGCCGTACCCTAAAATCCGGGAATTCCGACGCAGAGGTCACACTCGTCACCCCTGCCGGCGGCTGGAACTTCTTTATTTACCTGAACTCGCGGGGATACTACATATTGCCGCTGCTGGTATGCATTCCTTTTCTTTTGTTTCCCGCGTGGCTGTCCATCCGCATTGCAATGCGCCCCTGGAACAAGGTGGTCAATGAAATTGCCTCACGCACGCCCGAAGATCTCTCTCCCTTAAAAGCAGTGCCAAAACACAGGGAGCTTCGCCAAATGGTGGACGCTGTGAATGTATTTCTTGCCAGGGTGCGAGAAAGCACGGAAAGGGAACGGGTTTTTATTGCCGATGCCGCTCACGAGCTGCGTACCCCGCTGGCTGCGATGCGGATCAATGTTGAGGCTTTGCAGTCCTATGTTAGTAGCGACAGTCAACAGGAGTTGCTTGCAGGGATTATTCGCAGCAACAGCCGTGCGGCGCGTCTCGTTAATCAACTGCTGTTGCTGATGCACAGCGAAGCGCGCATTGACACGGTGATGGAGCCGGTGCCGCTGACGACGCTGATCCAAGAGCGAATGGCGATGCTGGCGCCGCTGGCTGCTGAGCGCGGGATTGAGCTTGAATTCTACTCGCATGATGAGATCTGGGTGACAGGCGTCAGGGAACGCCTGATGTCGCTGCTCGACAACGTCATTGAAAATGCCATCAAGTACAGCCCTGAAGGCGGACGGGTTGAGGTCGAGGTGCGATCATCATATGACGCCACGCAGCTACGAGTCTCCGATGCCGGGCCCGGCATTCCCGCTGAACTGAGGGAACGCGTGTTCGATAGATTTTTTCGCGATCCCAATCAGATGCAAAGCGGAAGTGGATTAGGCCTCGCAATAGTCAAAGCTGTTGCGCAGCTACACAACAGCAGCGTGCGCCTGAGTACGTCTGCGGAAGGAGGCCTTATGGTTACAGTGAACTTTCCAAACCACAGGGCCGCCTGA